The proteins below come from a single Vibrio natriegens NBRC 15636 = ATCC 14048 = DSM 759 genomic window:
- the thiB gene encoding thiamine ABC transporter substrate binding subunit: MKTTLSLIALAAMTTTSAFAAENTLTIYTYDSFTADWGPGPKLEQAFEAKCGCDVNFVALDDGVSILNRLRLEGSNSKADIVLGLDNNLMVEAQKTGLLTEHKVDTSKTILPTGWDDKTFVPYDYGYFAFVYNKEKLANPPKSMKELVEERDDLKVIYQDPRTSTPGQGLMLWMKSIYGDNATQAWQQLAGKTVTVTKGWSEAYSMFLNGESDLVLSYTTSPAYHLIAEQDAKFATADFAEGHYMQVEVAAKVKDSKNAELADEFMNFILSDEFQSAMPTGNWMYPVTDVALPKGFETLNVPSKPLSFSAEEVAKMRKTWIREWQSALTF, translated from the coding sequence GTGAAAACCACTCTAAGCCTAATTGCCCTTGCTGCAATGACAACAACTTCAGCGTTTGCTGCTGAAAACACATTAACCATCTACACCTACGACTCATTCACTGCGGATTGGGGACCGGGTCCTAAACTCGAACAAGCTTTTGAAGCGAAATGTGGTTGTGACGTAAATTTCGTTGCTCTTGATGATGGCGTATCGATTTTGAACCGTCTTCGCTTAGAAGGCAGTAATAGCAAAGCCGATATTGTTCTGGGTCTGGACAACAATCTGATGGTCGAGGCACAGAAAACGGGTCTACTTACAGAGCACAAGGTCGATACCTCTAAAACCATTTTACCAACGGGCTGGGACGATAAAACATTCGTGCCTTACGACTATGGTTATTTCGCGTTCGTTTACAATAAAGAAAAATTGGCAAACCCGCCAAAAAGCATGAAAGAGCTGGTGGAAGAGCGTGATGATCTTAAAGTGATTTATCAGGACCCTCGTACTTCAACTCCGGGGCAGGGTTTGATGCTGTGGATGAAATCAATCTATGGCGACAATGCTACCCAAGCTTGGCAGCAATTGGCTGGCAAAACCGTTACCGTGACTAAAGGTTGGTCTGAAGCATATTCCATGTTCCTAAATGGTGAGTCTGACTTAGTGCTTTCTTACACGACATCACCAGCCTACCACCTGATTGCAGAGCAAGACGCTAAGTTTGCTACCGCTGATTTTGCTGAAGGGCATTACATGCAAGTGGAAGTTGCTGCCAAAGTGAAAGATTCGAAGAATGCTGAGTTGGCTGACGAATTCATGAATTTCATTTTGAGTGATGAATTCCAGTCAGCAATGCCAACGGGTAACTGGATGTACCCAGTCACTGACGTTGCGCTTCCAAAAGGCTTTGAAACCTTGAACGTACCAAGTAAGCCACTGAGCTTTAGCGCCGAAGAAGTGGCGAAAATGCGTAAGACTTGGATTCGTGAATGGCAAAGCGCCCTGACTTTCTAA
- the thiP gene encoding thiamine/thiamine pyrophosphate ABC transporter permease ThiP yields the protein MNTVPKLGIGVAIVIAAFVLSALSALAFQAPSLDVLLIWHDPYYQHVTKFSFYQAFLSTLISVGLAIPVAHSLSRREFFGKSLLLKLFASTLVLPVLVGVFGLLSIYGNSGLIAQWLQTLDAKLPFSIYGLNGILLAHVFFNLPYAARLLLQTLESIPAEQHKLCAHLGMSHWDKFRWVEWPRLRQQLPHVSGLVFMLCFTSFATVMALGGGPKSTTIELAIYQAIKFDFDLQAGALLALWQMLLCGGIAIGVQKLTKPVSISSGSTSVQQYLTKDHGWSKAWDSFWIMGAFLLVIPPLAMVILSGINQQVGSVLNDERFWSALFNSLKVAAMASTLAVAAGVSILLTSRRWRLEYKNSRADHIELVGTIILVTPGLVISTGLFLLLRSFTDVFSLAFFVVILVNGLMALPYVIKTLAQPMLHIEQQYQYVCASLGMRGWQRFKVVEWRALRKPFAHAFAISFMFAIGDLSAIALFGGQEFRTLPLYLFQLLGSYQMEAAAVVSVTLLLLSVGCFTLIEKVLKTKESAQC from the coding sequence TTGAATACTGTACCCAAATTAGGCATAGGGGTCGCGATAGTCATCGCGGCCTTTGTTCTTTCTGCGCTGAGTGCTTTAGCTTTTCAGGCTCCGTCTCTGGATGTGTTGCTGATTTGGCATGATCCCTATTATCAGCACGTTACTAAGTTCAGCTTCTATCAGGCTTTTTTATCCACGTTGATTAGTGTGGGTTTAGCGATTCCCGTCGCCCATTCGCTTTCCCGCCGTGAATTTTTCGGTAAGTCATTACTGCTCAAACTGTTCGCTTCCACCTTAGTTCTGCCTGTTTTAGTCGGTGTTTTTGGATTGTTGTCGATATATGGCAACAGCGGTTTGATTGCCCAATGGTTACAAACCCTTGATGCCAAGCTGCCATTTTCTATCTATGGCTTGAACGGTATTTTACTTGCGCATGTGTTCTTTAATCTGCCTTATGCTGCGCGGTTATTGTTGCAAACACTGGAGTCGATTCCTGCTGAGCAACATAAGCTATGTGCTCATCTCGGCATGAGCCATTGGGATAAGTTTCGTTGGGTTGAGTGGCCTCGATTAAGACAACAATTGCCACATGTAAGCGGCCTCGTTTTTATGCTGTGCTTTACCAGTTTTGCCACGGTGATGGCTCTGGGAGGCGGGCCTAAATCAACCACCATTGAGTTGGCTATTTACCAAGCGATAAAATTTGACTTTGACCTGCAGGCCGGCGCGCTACTAGCACTGTGGCAAATGTTGTTGTGCGGAGGTATCGCGATAGGCGTTCAGAAGCTGACAAAGCCAGTTTCTATAAGCTCTGGCAGCACATCGGTACAGCAATACTTAACGAAGGATCATGGGTGGTCAAAAGCTTGGGATAGCTTTTGGATCATGGGTGCATTTTTACTGGTTATCCCACCACTTGCGATGGTGATTCTAAGCGGAATAAATCAACAGGTTGGCTCGGTATTAAATGACGAACGTTTTTGGTCTGCGCTATTTAACTCTTTAAAAGTTGCAGCAATGGCGAGCACTCTTGCAGTGGCTGCTGGCGTTTCCATTTTGCTCACCAGTCGGCGTTGGCGTCTGGAGTATAAAAACTCACGGGCGGATCACATTGAGTTGGTTGGTACCATTATTTTGGTAACGCCGGGTCTGGTGATCAGCACTGGTTTGTTTTTGTTGCTCCGTTCCTTTACCGATGTTTTCAGTCTGGCATTTTTTGTCGTCATACTTGTCAACGGTTTGATGGCGCTGCCGTATGTGATTAAGACGTTAGCACAGCCGATGTTACACATTGAACAGCAATATCAATACGTTTGTGCCAGCTTAGGAATGCGAGGCTGGCAGCGATTTAAAGTTGTGGAATGGCGAGCACTACGTAAACCTTTTGCTCACGCTTTCGCAATCAGCTTTATGTTTGCGATAGGGGACTTAAGTGCGATTGCGCTATTTGGCGGACAAGAATTCAGAACCTTGCCGCTGTATTTATTCCAACTGCTCGGCAGTTATCAGATGGAAGCGGCAGCGGTGGTTTCGGTCACCTTACTCTTGCTTAGTGTTGGCTGCTTTACTCTGATTGAAAAAGTATTAAAAACGAAGGAGAGCGCACAATGTTAG
- the thiQ gene encoding thiamine ABC transporter ATP-binding protein gives MLVLDDVQYTYQSELFRFDLTIEHGQIVSLMGPSGAGKSTLLALVAGFIHPDQGDIQVDGESIVGKEPYLRPFSMLFQEHNLFAHLSVRDNISLGLHPGLKLTADQKLQVEQAAQQVGVAEYLERLPEHLSGGQRQRVALARCFVQPHPVWLLDEPFSALDPVLREEMLSLVKRLAAERRITVLMVTHHLNDAKAIASHFAFVAGGKIEAAGEIGQLCVTHSSEALQAFVRAAG, from the coding sequence ATGTTAGTGTTAGATGATGTGCAATACACCTATCAAAGTGAACTGTTTCGTTTTGATTTGACCATTGAGCACGGTCAGATTGTCTCGTTGATGGGGCCGAGTGGGGCGGGTAAATCGACATTGTTGGCACTGGTCGCTGGCTTTATCCATCCTGACCAAGGGGATATCCAAGTTGATGGCGAATCCATTGTCGGTAAAGAACCTTATCTGCGTCCATTCTCAATGTTGTTTCAGGAGCATAACTTGTTTGCTCATTTGTCGGTGCGCGACAACATCAGTTTAGGATTGCATCCGGGCTTAAAGCTCACCGCAGACCAAAAGCTTCAGGTTGAGCAAGCCGCACAGCAGGTTGGTGTTGCAGAGTACCTCGAACGCTTGCCTGAGCATCTCTCTGGTGGTCAACGCCAACGTGTTGCGTTAGCACGTTGTTTTGTCCAGCCTCATCCAGTGTGGCTGTTAGATGAACCTTTCTCTGCGCTCGATCCTGTGCTACGTGAAGAGATGCTTAGCTTAGTGAAAAGGTTGGCTGCAGAGCGGAGAATTACCGTACTTATGGTGACCCATCATCTCAATGATGCAAAAGCCATAGCAAGTCACTTTGCGTTTGTTGCGGGTGGAAAAATTGAGGCGGCAGGTGAGATAGGTCAGCTCTGCGTGACACATTCAAGTGAGGCTTTACAAGCCTTCGTTCGGGCCGCTGGGTAA
- a CDS encoding universal stress protein, which produces MYKQILVPVDLNDQGFSDRAVELAVWHAKQANAVIHLLTVVPGIHMSMVATYFPKDAALKMKQDVEKQLTTFAEDNIKEDVTYSIHVAEGKPYTTIIEHAKRLGIDLIIMPSHKRSKINKVMLGSVASKVVEYSPVNVMVVKPQS; this is translated from the coding sequence ATGTATAAACAAATTCTTGTTCCGGTAGACCTTAATGATCAAGGCTTCTCAGACCGAGCGGTTGAACTGGCTGTTTGGCATGCGAAGCAAGCGAATGCGGTCATCCATTTGCTGACGGTTGTACCTGGAATCCATATGTCGATGGTCGCGACTTACTTTCCGAAAGATGCTGCCCTAAAGATGAAGCAAGATGTCGAAAAGCAGTTAACGACGTTTGCGGAAGACAACATCAAGGAAGACGTCACCTATAGTATCCACGTGGCAGAAGGTAAACCGTACACGACCATTATTGAACACGCTAAGCGTTTAGGGATTGACCTGATCATCATGCCAAGCCACAAGCGTTCGAAAATCAATAAAGTGATGCTCGGCTCTGTAGCCAGCAAGGTGGTGGAGTATTCTCCCGTCAACGTGATGGTAGTGAAGCCACAAAGCTAA
- a CDS encoding TRAP transporter permease — translation MATNKAPSQDVQDMVAQADTGARSPSGIQGRILWFVPLCWSLFQLWYASPLPFIFNFGVLNDTEARAIHLTFAIFLAFTAYPAMKNSPRDHIPAVDWILALAGSFSASYIYLFYTELAGRSGAPTTPDIVVAVIGMVLLLEATRRALGPPLMLVAAVFLTYTFAGPYMPDVIAHKGASLNKAMSHLWLTTEGVFGVALGVSTSFVFLFVLFGAMLERAGAGAYFIKVAFSLLGHMRGGPAKAAVVASGLSGLVSGSSIANVVTTGTFTIPLMKRVGFPGTKAGAVEVAASTNGQLTPPIMGAAAFLMVEYVGISYVEVIKAAILPALISYIALIYIVHLEACKAGMTGLPRRHNPTMLQSMLSFTGTILGLCVISALVYYGVGWTKDVFGEAATPIVMVALLIAYVALVKVSANHTKDGAINIDEELTEVPEPGPTVKSGLHFLLPIVVLVWCLTVERFSPGLSAFWATVFMIFILLTQRPLIALLSKQGGIGEQTKEGFIDLLESLVSGARNMIGIGVATAAAGTVVGVVTLTGIGLVMTDFVEFISGGSVFLMLLFTAVISLVLGMGLPTTANYIVVSTLMAPVIVTLGAAHGLIIPLIAVHLFVFYFGILADDTPPVGLAAFAAAAIAKSDPIRTGIQGFTYDIRTAILPFMFVFNTQLLLMGIDTWWHLALTIISSIIAMLIFSAATQGWWFTRNKWWETVLLLVLTFSFFRPGFWWDMMFPAKVLSPGVEVAQIVEGLSVGQSIELRVAGQNLEGENVEKTVLLPFDDNATTAEERISSMGLMLVENDGKMIVDMVEFGSPAESSGIDFDWEIKSVVQDADRPMKEWVFVPCLLILLALAMNQKRRMRKEQLSA, via the coding sequence ATGGCGACGAACAAAGCCCCGTCACAAGATGTGCAAGATATGGTGGCTCAGGCAGACACAGGGGCACGTAGCCCATCTGGCATACAAGGACGAATCCTCTGGTTTGTCCCACTGTGTTGGTCACTATTTCAGTTATGGTATGCATCACCATTACCATTTATTTTTAATTTTGGCGTACTTAATGACACTGAAGCTCGTGCGATTCACTTAACGTTTGCGATCTTTCTGGCTTTCACTGCTTATCCTGCAATGAAAAATTCCCCACGCGATCATATTCCGGCTGTCGACTGGATTCTTGCGCTTGCTGGTAGCTTTTCAGCGTCTTATATCTATCTCTTTTATACGGAACTCGCCGGACGTTCAGGCGCGCCAACCACGCCTGACATTGTTGTCGCCGTGATTGGTATGGTGCTTCTTCTGGAAGCAACACGACGTGCACTTGGTCCACCACTGATGCTTGTCGCTGCGGTATTCCTTACCTACACCTTCGCCGGTCCATACATGCCAGACGTCATTGCCCATAAAGGCGCGAGCTTGAATAAAGCGATGTCTCATTTATGGCTAACAACTGAAGGTGTATTTGGTGTGGCTTTGGGCGTTTCGACTTCCTTCGTATTCTTGTTCGTACTCTTTGGTGCGATGTTAGAACGAGCTGGGGCTGGTGCTTACTTCATTAAAGTGGCCTTTTCACTATTAGGTCATATGAGAGGTGGTCCGGCAAAAGCGGCCGTTGTGGCTTCAGGTCTTTCAGGCCTTGTATCAGGCTCTTCGATTGCGAACGTAGTAACTACCGGTACCTTTACGATTCCTTTGATGAAGCGCGTTGGTTTCCCGGGAACCAAAGCAGGTGCGGTAGAAGTAGCAGCATCTACTAACGGTCAGTTGACGCCTCCTATCATGGGTGCCGCTGCATTTTTGATGGTGGAATACGTTGGGATCTCGTACGTTGAAGTTATCAAAGCGGCAATCCTGCCAGCGCTTATCTCGTATATCGCATTGATTTACATCGTTCACCTTGAAGCATGTAAAGCAGGCATGACGGGGTTACCTCGTCGTCATAACCCAACCATGCTGCAAAGCATGTTGTCGTTCACCGGAACCATTTTAGGGCTTTGTGTCATCAGTGCGCTGGTTTACTACGGCGTAGGCTGGACGAAAGATGTCTTTGGTGAGGCTGCAACACCTATCGTGATGGTTGCTCTTCTTATTGCTTATGTTGCTTTAGTTAAAGTATCGGCGAATCACACCAAAGATGGCGCGATCAATATCGATGAAGAGCTGACTGAAGTACCTGAACCGGGGCCAACAGTAAAATCGGGTCTTCATTTCTTACTGCCAATTGTGGTTCTGGTTTGGTGTTTAACCGTCGAGCGATTCTCTCCAGGCTTATCTGCATTCTGGGCGACCGTGTTCATGATTTTCATCCTGTTAACGCAACGCCCGCTGATTGCGTTGCTATCTAAACAAGGTGGTATTGGAGAACAGACGAAAGAAGGCTTTATTGATCTTCTGGAAAGTTTGGTTTCTGGTGCGCGTAACATGATTGGTATCGGTGTGGCGACAGCCGCTGCTGGTACGGTGGTAGGTGTGGTAACACTGACAGGTATCGGTCTGGTCATGACTGACTTTGTCGAGTTCATCTCTGGTGGTAGTGTGTTCCTGATGCTGCTGTTCACCGCAGTGATCAGTTTGGTATTAGGTATGGGCCTTCCTACCACGGCAAACTACATCGTCGTATCGACGCTGATGGCTCCAGTAATTGTCACGCTTGGCGCGGCACATGGGCTTATCATCCCACTGATTGCCGTTCACCTGTTCGTGTTCTATTTCGGTATTTTGGCCGACGATACACCACCAGTGGGCTTAGCCGCCTTTGCTGCTGCAGCCATTGCGAAATCAGATCCGATCCGTACCGGTATTCAGGGCTTCACCTATGATATCCGTACCGCCATTTTGCCATTCATGTTCGTCTTCAATACCCAACTGCTATTGATGGGTATTGACACATGGTGGCATTTAGCCCTGACCATCATATCCTCCATTATCGCGATGCTGATATTTTCCGCCGCTACTCAAGGTTGGTGGTTTACTCGCAATAAGTGGTGGGAAACCGTCCTATTATTGGTACTGACATTTTCCTTCTTCCGCCCGGGATTCTGGTGGGACATGATGTTCCCTGCCAAAGTACTTTCCCCAGGGGTTGAAGTGGCTCAAATTGTCGAGGGACTAAGTGTGGGACAATCAATCGAGCTGCGTGTCGCTGGACAGAACCTAGAAGGTGAGAACGTTGAAAAAACCGTACTGCTGCCGTTTGACGACAATGCAACAACCGCAGAAGAACGTATCTCATCAATGGGTCTGATGCTGGTCGAAAACGACGGCAAAATGATCGTTGATATGGTGGAATTTGGTAGCCCTGCTGAATCCTCTGGTATCGATTTTGACTGGGAGATCAAATCGGTCGTTCAAGACGCTGATCGCCCAATGAAAGAGTGGGTGTTTGTGCCTTGCTTATTGATTCTGCTGGCACTAGCGATGAACCAGAAACGTCGTATGCGCAAAGAACAACTGAGCGCCTAA
- a CDS encoding TAXI family TRAP transporter solute-binding subunit, whose product MAFNKLLKVGAIAAAVMGAGAVNAQEFITIGTGSVTGVYYPTGGAICKLVNKGRKDHNIRCSVESTGGSIYNVNTIRAGELDFGIVQSDWQYHGYNGTSEFAAQGPYNKLRAMFSLHTEPFNIIARSDSGIENVKDLKGKRVNIGNPGSGDRATMGVVMDAMGWTLDSFQLASELKGSERSQALCDNKIDAFIYMVGHPNGSIKEATTSCDAKLVPATGPEIDKIVSSTPYYAYSTVPAGMYRGTDQDVKSFGVAATMVTSTDVSDEVAYNVAKAVFENFDTFKRLHPAFANLKKEDMVKAGLSIPLHPGAAKYYKEVGLLK is encoded by the coding sequence ATGGCATTTAACAAACTACTCAAAGTAGGCGCTATCGCTGCAGCCGTTATGGGTGCAGGCGCAGTTAACGCTCAAGAGTTTATTACTATCGGTACGGGCTCGGTGACAGGTGTTTACTATCCTACTGGCGGTGCTATCTGTAAATTGGTCAACAAAGGTCGTAAAGATCACAACATTCGTTGTTCGGTTGAGTCGACTGGTGGTTCTATTTACAACGTTAACACTATCCGTGCTGGCGAATTAGACTTCGGTATCGTTCAGTCGGATTGGCAGTACCATGGCTACAACGGTACGAGTGAGTTTGCTGCACAAGGCCCGTACAATAAGCTACGCGCAATGTTCTCTCTGCATACTGAACCTTTCAACATCATTGCTCGATCAGACTCTGGCATCGAAAACGTTAAAGACCTGAAAGGTAAACGCGTCAACATCGGTAACCCAGGTTCTGGTGACCGTGCAACAATGGGCGTAGTGATGGACGCGATGGGCTGGACCCTAGATAGCTTCCAGTTAGCTTCAGAGCTTAAAGGTTCTGAGCGTTCTCAAGCACTTTGTGACAACAAAATCGACGCGTTCATTTACATGGTTGGTCACCCAAATGGTTCAATCAAAGAAGCAACCACGTCATGTGATGCGAAGCTAGTTCCAGCGACTGGTCCTGAGATCGACAAGATCGTTTCAAGTACCCCTTACTACGCGTACAGCACAGTACCTGCCGGCATGTATCGTGGTACGGATCAAGATGTGAAGAGCTTTGGTGTAGCTGCAACAATGGTTACTTCAACAGACGTTTCTGATGAAGTGGCATACAATGTTGCAAAAGCAGTATTCGAAAACTTCGACACATTCAAACGCCTGCACCCAGCTTTCGCGAACCTGAAAAAAGAAGACATGGTGAAAGCAGGTCTTTCAATTCCTCTTCATCCAGGCGCGGCTAAGTACTACAAGGAAGTGGGACTGCTAAAATAA
- the argR gene encoding transcriptional regulator ArgR — translation MRNTEKQDNLVRAFKALLKEESFGSQGEIVDALKLQGFESINQSKVSRMLTKFGAVRTRNAKMEMVYCLPAELGVPTTSSSLRELVLDIDHNAALVVIHTGPGAAQLIARMLDSLGKSEGILGVVAGDDTIFITPTLPVSTEQLFKSVCELFEYTG, via the coding sequence ATGCGCAATACTGAAAAACAAGATAACCTAGTTCGAGCTTTTAAAGCCCTATTAAAGGAAGAAAGCTTTGGCTCACAGGGCGAGATTGTTGATGCTCTAAAACTGCAAGGTTTTGAAAGTATTAACCAATCTAAAGTGTCTCGCATGCTGACTAAGTTTGGTGCTGTTCGTACCCGTAATGCAAAAATGGAAATGGTTTACTGTCTTCCTGCAGAACTGGGTGTCCCAACGACAAGCAGTTCTTTGCGTGAACTCGTGTTGGATATCGACCACAATGCTGCGTTAGTTGTTATCCACACTGGTCCTGGCGCTGCGCAGCTTATCGCTCGTATGCTGGACTCTCTTGGCAAATCTGAAGGCATCTTGGGTGTTGTCGCTGGTGATGACACTATCTTTATCACTCCGACGTTGCCAGTATCGACAGAGCAGTTGTTCAAATCCGTGTGTGAACTGTTCGAATACACTGGCTAA
- the mdh gene encoding malate dehydrogenase, with translation MKVAVIGAAGGIGQALALLLKNRLPAGSDLALYDIAPVTPGVAADLSHIPTPVSIKGYAGEDPTPALEGADVVLISAGVARKPGMDRADLFNVNAGIVKALAEKIAVVCPKACVGIITNPVNTTVPIAAEVLKKAGVYDKRRLFGVTTLDVIRSETFVAELKDKDPSDVRVPVIGGHSGVTILPLLSQVEGVEFTAEEVEALTKRIQNAGTEVVEAKAGGGSATLSMGQAACRFGLSLVRALQGEEGVVECAYVEGDGEHAPYFAQPVKLGKEGVEEVLSYGALSDYEKSALDNMLETLNGDINIGVEFAK, from the coding sequence ATGAAAGTAGCCGTTATTGGTGCCGCTGGCGGTATCGGTCAAGCCCTTGCCCTTTTACTAAAGAACCGTCTTCCTGCTGGTTCTGATTTAGCCCTATATGATATTGCCCCTGTAACTCCAGGTGTTGCCGCTGATCTGAGCCACATCCCAACACCAGTATCGATCAAAGGATACGCAGGTGAGGATCCAACACCTGCACTGGAAGGCGCAGATGTGGTTCTAATTTCTGCTGGTGTTGCACGTAAGCCAGGTATGGATCGTGCGGATCTATTTAACGTTAATGCTGGTATCGTTAAGGCATTGGCTGAGAAAATTGCTGTAGTTTGTCCGAAAGCATGTGTTGGTATCATCACTAACCCTGTGAATACTACTGTGCCAATCGCTGCAGAAGTACTTAAGAAAGCTGGCGTTTATGACAAGCGCAGACTATTCGGTGTAACTACACTTGACGTTATTCGTTCAGAAACCTTCGTTGCTGAGCTGAAAGACAAAGATCCAAGTGATGTTCGTGTACCAGTTATCGGTGGTCACTCAGGCGTGACTATTCTTCCTCTGCTTTCTCAAGTAGAAGGCGTTGAGTTTACTGCTGAAGAAGTTGAAGCACTGACTAAGCGTATCCAAAACGCGGGTACTGAAGTCGTTGAAGCGAAAGCGGGTGGCGGTAGTGCAACTCTATCTATGGGGCAAGCAGCGTGTCGCTTTGGTCTGTCTCTAGTACGTGCTCTTCAAGGTGAAGAAGGCGTTGTTGAGTGTGCTTACGTTGAAGGTGACGGTGAGCACGCACCATACTTTGCTCAGCCAGTGAAGCTAGGTAAAGAAGGTGTTGAGGAAGTACTAAGCTACGGTGCACTAAGCGACTACGAAAAGTCTGCTCTAGACAACATGCTAGAAACGCTAAATGGTGATATCAACATCGGTGTTGAGTTCGCTAAGTAA